One stretch of Serinicoccus hydrothermalis DNA includes these proteins:
- a CDS encoding shikimate dehydrogenase, which yields MLSRAAVVGSPVAHSLSPVLHRAAYAELGLTDWSYDRIEIDAADLPEVVAGLGPEWVGLSVTMPGKEVALTLAQGEVSVEATLSGAANTLYRTPQGWAADNTDVRGLVVALEEAGVRAFERGVVVGGGATARSAVVALSALGMREVTFCLRGELRGRTRELLEATGIEADVVPLAHGIPLGAGEVVVSTLPGHVPSPVVRAPLDGGPSPVVMDVSYEPWPSALATAVASATGGRVQVVRGTRMLLHQAVRQVEVMTGRPGPTAAMDRALTEHLAARGAS from the coding sequence GTGCTGAGCCGGGCCGCGGTCGTCGGCTCGCCCGTCGCCCACTCCCTGTCACCGGTGCTGCACCGCGCGGCCTACGCCGAGCTGGGGCTCACCGACTGGTCCTACGACCGGATCGAGATCGACGCCGCCGACCTCCCCGAGGTGGTCGCCGGGCTCGGGCCGGAGTGGGTCGGGCTGTCGGTCACCATGCCGGGCAAGGAGGTCGCCCTGACCCTGGCGCAGGGCGAGGTCTCCGTCGAGGCCACGCTGTCGGGCGCCGCCAACACGCTCTACCGCACGCCGCAGGGGTGGGCCGCCGACAACACCGACGTGCGCGGCCTCGTCGTCGCCCTCGAGGAGGCGGGGGTCCGGGCCTTCGAGCGTGGAGTCGTCGTCGGCGGTGGGGCGACCGCGCGCTCGGCGGTCGTGGCGCTGAGCGCGCTCGGTATGCGGGAGGTCACCTTCTGCCTGCGCGGCGAGCTGCGGGGGCGGACGCGCGAGCTGCTGGAGGCCACCGGGATCGAGGCGGACGTCGTGCCCCTGGCCCACGGCATACCGCTGGGGGCGGGGGAGGTCGTCGTGAGCACGCTGCCCGGGCACGTGCCGTCACCGGTGGTGCGGGCGCCCCTGGACGGCGGGCCGTCACCGGTCGTCATGGACGTCAGCTACGAGCCGTGGCCGAGCGCCCTCGCCACGGCGGTGGCGTCGGCGACGGGCGGTAGGGTCCAGGTCGTGAGGGGAACACGCATGCTGCTGCACCAGGCCGTGCGCCAGGTCGAGGTGATGACGGGGCGTCCGGGGCCGACCGCCGCGATGGACCGCGCGCTGACCGAGCACCTGGCCGCGCGAGGGGCGTCGTGA